One genomic segment of Tripterygium wilfordii isolate XIE 37 chromosome 9, ASM1340144v1, whole genome shotgun sequence includes these proteins:
- the LOC120005981 gene encoding uncharacterized protein LOC120005981 — MNAKQAEGTPMREHMLKVMEYLYEALDLGAEIDGQTQVDMVLETLSSSFSQFKLNFNMNKMEMSFPMLMKELQSAKQIMGKEKQVHFVKVSNSGPKKLKNKRKQATAAKGPKIKKKGVLGNQET; from the exons atgaacgCCAAGCAGGCCGAGGGTACTCCCATGAGAGAGCATATGCTCAAGGTCATGGAGTACCTCTATGAAGCCTTGGATCTTGGTGCTGAAATCGATGGACAAACGCAGGTGGATATGGTCTTGGAGACCCTGTCAAGCTCATTCTCCCAGTTCAAGTTGAACTTCAACATGAACAAGATGGAGATGTCTTTTCCAATGCTTATGAAGGAACTTCAATCCGCTAAGCAGATAATGGGAAAGGAGAAGCAGGTCCATTTTGTTAAGGTTTCTAATTCTGGGCCCAAAAAGCTTAAGAATAAGAGGAAGCAAGCCACTGCTGCCAAAGgcccaaagataaagaaaaagg GGGTTTTAGGAAACCAGGAAACTTAA